Proteins encoded together in one Desulfosporosinus meridiei DSM 13257 window:
- a CDS encoding cobalamin B12-binding domain-containing protein, with protein sequence MLTDALSIAIADLEEEQVAGLVKERLASGVAPLEIVNSLQLGMAEAGSRFETGEYFLGELIMCGEIMQDSMIVLEPLLIGSNAEYKGNIVIGTVKGDIHDLGKNIVVMLLKGSGYNVIDLGVDVSKDKFIEAIKEYNAPLVGMSVLLTGCQESIRETIDAIRAAGLDTKVLIGGNYIDDLVKAHVGADYSAQAATDGVKIADEIFNA encoded by the coding sequence ATGCTGACAGATGCTTTATCAATCGCGATAGCGGATTTAGAAGAAGAGCAGGTAGCAGGATTGGTTAAGGAACGCTTAGCTAGCGGAGTTGCCCCCTTGGAAATAGTTAATTCGCTGCAGCTGGGAATGGCGGAGGCTGGGAGTCGCTTTGAAACAGGTGAGTATTTCTTGGGTGAGCTGATCATGTGCGGTGAGATCATGCAAGATTCCATGATTGTCCTGGAACCACTGCTCATCGGAAGTAACGCGGAGTACAAAGGAAACATTGTTATCGGTACCGTCAAAGGGGATATCCATGATTTAGGGAAGAACATTGTGGTAATGCTTCTTAAAGGATCGGGTTATAACGTTATTGACTTAGGCGTTGACGTTTCTAAAGACAAATTCATTGAAGCCATTAAGGAATATAACGCCCCCTTAGTGGGAATGAGTGTTCTTTTAACCGGCTGCCAGGAATCCATAAGAGAAACCATCGATGCTATCCGGGCAGCCGGTTTAGACACTAAGGTTCTGATTGGCGGAAATTATATTGATGACCTGGTGAAAGCTCATGTGGGAGCGGATTACAGTGCTCAGGCGGCTACAGACGGGGTTAAGATTGCCGACGAAATCTTTAATGCCTAG
- a CDS encoding multidrug effflux MFS transporter: protein MNTNFEQAAAKPITQKYLGQKGLIVLITFLSAFIPLSTDLYLPALPRMAENFQAAPSLINLTLILFFIFYAAGSLFWGPLSDKYGRKRILLVGLILYTAASFLCALSGNVYQLIGFRIVQAIASGAATAVAQAIVKDSYSGQKRVSVLALVTSMTMVAPIVAPVIGALILALTSWRGVFVVLALIGLLITLAVIAMEETIAQRSTASILESLGRLGVVAKNPGFMSLLLTFSLMAIPMMSFISSSSYIYVNQFGLSEQVYSYFFAANAFFMVVGPLLYMRSTRFIKPVKLIKVSYVVACISGGLISTVGVSSPWLFALSLVPATFMGSITRPPSANLMLEQQKGDTGAVVSLMSFAFTIFGSIGMILISLDWADRVRVMGLMYVLFALLSLIMWQGISKKAYVQKVIQ from the coding sequence ATGAATACCAACTTTGAACAGGCTGCAGCTAAGCCAATAACACAAAAATACTTAGGTCAAAAAGGACTAATCGTCTTAATCACTTTCTTAAGTGCCTTCATACCCTTATCAACGGATCTTTATCTGCCGGCCTTGCCCAGAATGGCAGAAAATTTTCAGGCAGCCCCGAGTTTGATTAATCTCACGCTGATATTGTTCTTTATTTTCTATGCGGCAGGCTCTTTGTTCTGGGGGCCACTCAGTGATAAGTACGGCCGGAAACGGATCTTGCTGGTAGGGCTTATTCTTTATACAGCAGCAAGTTTTCTTTGTGCCTTATCCGGCAATGTGTATCAATTAATCGGGTTTCGAATTGTTCAGGCAATTGCCAGCGGAGCGGCAACAGCAGTGGCCCAAGCTATTGTCAAGGACAGTTATTCTGGGCAAAAACGGGTATCCGTGTTGGCCTTAGTTACCTCTATGACCATGGTTGCCCCAATTGTGGCACCGGTTATCGGAGCATTGATTTTAGCGCTTACTTCATGGCGAGGGGTCTTTGTCGTCTTGGCCTTGATTGGTCTGCTAATTACTCTTGCCGTAATTGCCATGGAAGAAACTATTGCTCAGCGTTCTACGGCTAGTATTCTCGAATCCTTAGGGAGATTGGGAGTTGTAGCCAAGAATCCTGGCTTCATGTCCCTTTTACTGACTTTTTCCTTGATGGCCATTCCAATGATGTCCTTTATTTCCTCCTCGTCCTATATTTATGTGAATCAATTTGGTTTGAGCGAGCAGGTCTACAGCTATTTTTTTGCAGCGAATGCCTTTTTCATGGTAGTTGGTCCTTTGCTTTATATGAGAAGCACCAGGTTTATTAAACCTGTCAAACTGATTAAGGTCAGCTATGTCGTCGCCTGTATCAGTGGGGGATTAATTAGCACCGTTGGTGTAAGCAGTCCTTGGCTGTTTGCCTTATCCTTAGTCCCTGCGACTTTTATGGGCAGCATTACTCGCCCACCAAGTGCCAATTTGATGCTCGAGCAGCAAAAGGGAGACACCGGGGCAGTGGTATCCTTAATGTCTTTTGCTTTTACAATCTTTGGCAGCATAGGCATGATCCTTATCTCCTTGGATTGGGCTGATCGAGTTCGGGTTATGGGACTAATGTATGTGTTGTTTGCTTTGCTAAGTTTAATAATGTGGCAGGGGATTTCTAAGAAAGCCTATGTTCAGAAGGTTATTCAATAG
- the pcrA gene encoding DNA helicase PcrA, translating to MYRLDDLNPVQREAAEHKEGPLLILAGAGSGKTRVLTYRIAHLIAQGVEPGEILAITFTNKAAKEMRERVSTLLGSEGYGLWVTTFHSACVRILRREIDNLPGYNRNFVIYDTGDQQSVIKACLKEHDYDEKKFPVRSVAAVISDAKNKLQDPEEFSYKAASYFEQKIVDIYRSYQKRLKSNNALDFDDIIMLTVQLFQQSDQVNRYYQDKFRYIMVDEYQDTNHAQYMLIKLLASEYRNLCVVGDDDQSVYGWRGADIQNILDFERDYPEAKVIKLEQNYRSTQNILNAANAVVQNNESRKEKSLWTENTEGQAVVCYVGSDERDEASYVVNRIQRMHELEGRPYNDFAILYRTNAQSRALEDFLMKAATPYRVFSGLKFYQRMEIKDILAYLRVLYNPADQVSFSRVLNVPKRGLGDTTLQKILEYANEQEMPVLDAILEAEYIPELTARAKKPLIAFAHLMQNLVSFAREASVSDLVEEILNKTGYKGILEAENTPEAETRLENLMEFLSVTSEYDAKAAQAAQNDLNDGIEQENIPPLSGFLEEVSLVADIDELDQAEEAVALMTMHSAKGLEFPVVFVVGMEDGIFPSSRSLMEPTVLEEERRLCYVAITRAREKLYLCNTEMRMLYGKTQYNQPSRFLMEIPSDLMTDIDPLDPPKRRLTTPAKSVDRRDRMSDRKIPLGSGSWEKDFGSKLVIEGGEAHHIGDKVEHAKFGRGIIVSIKGEGNQAELTIVFDSGIKKLIAEYANLTKL from the coding sequence CTGTACCGTTTAGATGATTTAAACCCAGTGCAGCGGGAGGCTGCTGAGCATAAAGAAGGGCCGCTTCTAATTCTAGCAGGGGCTGGTTCGGGAAAAACCCGTGTGCTTACCTATAGAATTGCCCATTTGATTGCTCAAGGGGTAGAACCAGGTGAGATCCTAGCGATTACCTTTACGAATAAAGCTGCCAAAGAGATGCGGGAACGAGTGAGCACCTTGTTGGGCAGTGAGGGCTATGGACTTTGGGTTACCACATTCCACTCGGCATGTGTTCGTATTCTTAGACGTGAGATTGATAATTTGCCGGGGTATAACCGGAATTTTGTCATCTATGATACAGGGGATCAACAATCCGTAATTAAAGCTTGCTTAAAAGAGCACGATTATGATGAAAAGAAATTCCCCGTACGAAGTGTGGCTGCAGTGATTAGTGATGCAAAGAACAAGCTTCAGGATCCGGAAGAGTTTTCCTATAAGGCAGCCAGTTATTTTGAACAAAAGATTGTAGATATTTATCGTTCTTATCAGAAACGACTTAAGAGTAATAATGCTCTTGATTTTGATGATATTATCATGCTCACGGTACAGCTCTTTCAGCAGAGCGATCAGGTCAATCGGTATTACCAAGATAAATTCCGCTATATCATGGTGGATGAGTATCAAGACACCAACCATGCCCAGTACATGCTGATTAAGCTCTTAGCCAGCGAGTACCGCAATCTCTGTGTGGTGGGGGATGATGATCAATCTGTCTATGGATGGAGAGGGGCGGATATCCAAAATATCTTGGATTTTGAACGGGATTATCCCGAAGCCAAAGTCATCAAACTGGAGCAAAATTATCGCTCCACCCAGAACATCCTTAATGCGGCTAATGCAGTGGTGCAAAATAATGAATCCCGTAAAGAAAAATCTCTCTGGACGGAAAACACAGAGGGGCAAGCAGTAGTGTGTTATGTAGGGTCTGATGAGCGAGATGAAGCCAGTTACGTGGTGAATCGCATTCAACGGATGCACGAGTTAGAAGGACGTCCCTACAATGATTTTGCCATTCTTTATAGAACCAATGCTCAATCTCGGGCCTTGGAAGACTTTTTAATGAAAGCAGCTACCCCTTATCGAGTTTTTTCGGGGTTAAAGTTCTATCAGCGCATGGAGATCAAGGATATCCTGGCCTATTTGCGAGTGCTGTATAATCCTGCCGATCAGGTGAGCTTTTCCCGGGTATTGAATGTGCCTAAACGCGGCCTGGGAGACACCACTTTGCAAAAGATTTTGGAATACGCCAACGAGCAAGAAATGCCTGTCTTAGATGCAATATTAGAGGCTGAATATATTCCTGAGTTAACGGCACGAGCCAAGAAACCCTTAATCGCTTTTGCCCATTTGATGCAGAACCTGGTCAGCTTTGCCCGGGAGGCCAGTGTCTCGGATCTGGTAGAAGAAATTCTGAACAAGACCGGTTATAAGGGGATCTTAGAGGCAGAAAACACTCCGGAAGCCGAGACGCGCCTGGAGAACCTTATGGAGTTTCTTTCTGTTACTTCAGAGTATGATGCTAAAGCAGCTCAAGCTGCCCAAAACGACTTGAATGATGGAATTGAGCAAGAGAATATCCCACCTCTGAGCGGGTTTTTAGAAGAGGTTTCTTTAGTAGCAGATATCGATGAATTGGATCAGGCTGAAGAAGCTGTGGCTCTGATGACAATGCATAGTGCTAAAGGGTTAGAATTCCCGGTGGTTTTTGTAGTTGGGATGGAAGATGGGATTTTTCCCAGCAGCCGTTCCCTGATGGAACCCACGGTCTTAGAGGAAGAACGCCGCCTTTGTTATGTCGCCATCACCCGAGCGAGGGAAAAACTTTACCTGTGTAATACAGAAATGCGGATGCTTTATGGCAAGACGCAATATAATCAGCCTTCTCGCTTTTTGATGGAGATACCGTCGGATTTAATGACGGATATAGACCCACTTGATCCGCCAAAACGTCGTCTGACAACTCCCGCCAAATCAGTAGATAGACGGGATCGAATGTCGGATCGCAAGATCCCATTGGGATCAGGGTCGTGGGAAAAGGATTTTGGAAGTAAGCTGGTCATTGAAGGGGGTGAGGCGCATCATATAGGAGATAAAGTGGAACACGCGAAGTTTGGTCGAGGAATTATTGTCTCCATTAAAGGAGAAGGAAATCAGGCAGAACTTACAATTGTTTTTGACAGTGGAATTAAGAAATTAATAGCTGAGTATGCGAATTTAACAAAACTGTAA
- a CDS encoding ASKHA domain-containing protein: protein MIKVTFLPSEKVTQISKGASILQAAISAGVQVVSTCGGKGTCGKCKVQISSATPGHITEIKLSDNEKKFLSAAELAEGWVLACQQLITEDMTIRVQVEQAANQRKTDFAGELKIKPAPGVEKVFLQMAKPSVEDQTPDWQRLVAALPDQGIKFNRRAAASLPRLLRESDYQVTAVLAGERLLAVEPGDTSRRCYGVAIDVGTTTVVAYLMDLISGALVNSGAVTNPQQVYGADVISRITHAGSGKNQLAELQEKLIEALNAMIRNMCQESGIAKEEIYQAMVVGNTTMAHLFLGIDPTYLAPAPFIPVFRDKVDVQADELGLDILATGRVSVLPNVAGYVGSDTVGVMLAAGADRLPGISLIVDIGTNGEIVLAGKGRILTCSAAAGPAFEGAEIKYGMRAAEGAIEGVGVGEDVELEIIGGGKPRGICGSGLIDAIAELHRAGVIGPTGRFPAESAQLEKLPPLLRQRLRKAERASEFVLVWGKDSETGEDIILSQKDIREMQLAKGAIMAGIRILSLEMGINLQEIDRVLLAGAFGNYIRKESAVEIGLLPSLPSERIMSIGNAAGDGAKMALLSVEECLRAESLAKRGEHVELSARKEFQKEFLKGLDFKRV, encoded by the coding sequence ATGATCAAGGTCACTTTCTTGCCGTCAGAAAAAGTTACCCAAATTTCCAAAGGGGCATCGATTCTGCAAGCTGCCATCTCCGCGGGGGTGCAAGTTGTCAGCACTTGCGGTGGTAAGGGAACCTGTGGTAAATGTAAAGTGCAAATTTCGTCGGCAACACCTGGACATATAACCGAAATTAAACTATCAGATAATGAAAAGAAGTTCCTAAGTGCTGCAGAGTTGGCCGAGGGCTGGGTTTTGGCTTGCCAACAGCTCATCACAGAGGATATGACCATAAGAGTTCAAGTAGAGCAGGCTGCTAATCAACGAAAAACTGACTTTGCGGGGGAGCTTAAGATAAAACCGGCTCCAGGAGTTGAGAAAGTTTTCCTGCAAATGGCGAAGCCCAGTGTCGAGGATCAGACACCGGATTGGCAGAGACTTGTTGCAGCTTTGCCGGACCAGGGAATTAAGTTTAATCGGAGAGCAGCGGCTTCCCTGCCCAGACTGTTAAGAGAGAGTGATTATCAGGTTACTGCTGTGTTGGCTGGCGAAAGACTTCTAGCTGTAGAGCCGGGCGATACCTCAAGGCGCTGCTATGGAGTAGCCATAGATGTGGGAACGACGACGGTAGTCGCTTACCTAATGGATCTGATTTCAGGAGCGCTAGTCAACAGCGGGGCAGTGACTAATCCTCAGCAGGTCTATGGTGCAGATGTGATTTCCCGGATTACCCATGCAGGCAGCGGAAAGAATCAATTGGCAGAGCTGCAAGAAAAACTTATCGAAGCTCTTAACGCAATGATTAGGAACATGTGCCAAGAAAGCGGGATAGCTAAAGAAGAAATATATCAGGCTATGGTGGTAGGCAATACTACCATGGCCCACTTGTTTCTGGGAATTGATCCCACGTATTTGGCTCCGGCGCCCTTTATCCCAGTCTTTAGAGATAAGGTTGACGTTCAAGCGGATGAGCTGGGATTGGATATTTTAGCCACCGGCAGAGTAAGCGTCCTGCCCAATGTGGCCGGGTATGTAGGCTCGGATACAGTGGGTGTAATGTTAGCCGCAGGGGCAGATCGTTTGCCGGGTATCAGCTTAATTGTTGATATTGGGACGAATGGTGAAATAGTCCTGGCGGGAAAGGGGAGAATTCTTACGTGTTCGGCTGCCGCCGGGCCGGCTTTCGAAGGTGCAGAGATAAAGTATGGGATGCGTGCTGCCGAGGGAGCTATCGAAGGTGTGGGAGTAGGCGAGGATGTTGAACTAGAAATTATCGGAGGGGGCAAGCCACGAGGAATATGCGGCTCCGGTCTGATCGATGCTATTGCCGAACTGCATAGGGCGGGGGTTATCGGGCCTACAGGACGGTTTCCCGCTGAATCTGCCCAACTTGAAAAACTACCCCCCTTGCTGCGCCAACGCTTACGCAAGGCCGAGCGAGCCAGCGAGTTTGTGCTGGTCTGGGGGAAGGATTCGGAGACCGGTGAGGATATAATACTTTCGCAAAAAGATATTCGGGAAATGCAGCTGGCTAAAGGGGCTATTATGGCAGGGATTAGGATTCTCAGTCTGGAGATGGGGATTAATCTGCAGGAGATTGACAGAGTCCTGCTGGCCGGAGCCTTTGGCAATTATATTAGGAAGGAAAGTGCGGTGGAGATTGGCTTGCTGCCGTCCTTGCCCAGCGAGCGGATTATGTCCATTGGGAATGCGGCAGGGGATGGGGCGAAAATGGCTTTACTGTCGGTTGAAGAGTGCTTAAGGGCAGAATCACTGGCTAAGCGAGGGGAGCATGTGGAACTGTCCGCTAGAAAGGAATTTCAGAAAGAGTTTTTGAAAGGGCTGGATTTTAAGAGGGTCTAA
- a CDS encoding manganese-dependent inorganic pyrophosphatase, producing the protein MSDKIFIVGHKSPDTDSVCSAIALARLKELTGTAGVVPCSAGKLNKETEYVLNFYGVAAPQVLESVEAGQKLVLVDHNEWGQAVAGADQAKLIEVVDHHKIGGLQTADPIHIRIEPVGSTCSIVAKAYKELGIVPEKPIAGILLAAILSDTVIFKSPTCTEFDKEIAAELAAIAGVDPKTFGIDMFKASSNIAERTPQSMIEEDLKAFTMGPHKIGVGQVSLMGMDGFEDVRANLTAAIEAHRVANDMKYLCLMVTDILTDYTELIVKGDNPEEVAKAFGKEIVNGSVPLPGVLSRKKQVVPQMTTYFQG; encoded by the coding sequence ATGTCGGATAAGATTTTTATTGTTGGACACAAAAGCCCGGATACTGATTCAGTTTGCTCTGCAATTGCTTTAGCTCGTTTAAAAGAGCTCACAGGGACTGCCGGTGTTGTTCCTTGCTCAGCTGGAAAACTCAATAAAGAGACTGAGTATGTTCTCAACTTCTATGGTGTTGCTGCTCCTCAAGTATTAGAGTCCGTTGAAGCAGGTCAAAAACTAGTTCTCGTTGACCACAACGAGTGGGGCCAAGCAGTCGCTGGCGCTGACCAAGCTAAACTTATCGAAGTTGTTGACCATCACAAAATCGGTGGTCTGCAAACTGCAGATCCTATCCATATTCGCATCGAGCCCGTTGGATCAACATGTTCCATCGTAGCAAAAGCTTATAAAGAGCTAGGCATAGTTCCAGAAAAACCAATCGCTGGAATCCTCCTCGCAGCTATTCTCTCTGACACTGTAATCTTCAAGTCTCCTACCTGCACAGAGTTCGACAAGGAAATCGCAGCTGAATTAGCAGCTATTGCCGGTGTTGATCCTAAGACCTTTGGTATTGATATGTTCAAAGCTTCCTCCAATATCGCTGAGCGTACCCCACAAAGCATGATTGAGGAAGACCTCAAAGCTTTCACCATGGGACCTCACAAAATCGGTGTTGGACAAGTCAGCTTAATGGGTATGGACGGCTTCGAAGATGTTCGTGCTAACCTAACAGCAGCCATTGAAGCACATCGTGTAGCTAACGATATGAAATATCTTTGCTTAATGGTTACAGATATTTTAACCGACTACACAGAGCTGATTGTTAAAGGGGACAACCCTGAAGAAGTGGCTAAAGCCTTCGGCAAAGAGATTGTCAATGGAAGCGTTCCCCTGCCGGGCGTTCTTTCCCGTAAGAAGCAAGTTGTACCACAAATGACCACATATTTCCAAGGCTAA
- a CDS encoding uroporphyrinogen decarboxylase family protein: MSEKQMLYQKRLERYMTAMDCGKPDMVPVAFGVGEWIAKYTGTTLQEIYYDLDKSNSIVSEMLPGLDFDIFKGGPSLWWPPMFDAMGSKLYKFPGIGVEENSTFQFNEQEYMKPEDYDEFISSPTEWLVNHYLPNISTELENPGSYRSTVALIKGAAAFAMQGGIMAQAYEKWTMDHGIVGQGTGFTKAPFDTLGDALRGMKGVLLDLRRRPEKVLAACEAITPHNVNCGLAGAGADTRFPCFAPLHRGAYPFLNPNQWNNFYWPSLKATIEGLWARGKRMLFYAEGDWTPYLEKIAELPDKSIIFQIDTTDPKKAKAILGGRFCLQGGVPTTLLTYGTPEKVKEHIKRTIDELACDGGFILDAGGVVMGDAKQENVIAMIEAAREYGVY; this comes from the coding sequence ATGAGTGAAAAGCAAATGCTTTATCAAAAGAGATTAGAGCGCTACATGACGGCTATGGATTGCGGAAAGCCGGATATGGTTCCTGTTGCTTTCGGCGTTGGCGAATGGATTGCCAAATACACCGGCACCACACTCCAAGAAATTTACTATGATCTCGATAAGAGTAACAGCATCGTAAGTGAGATGCTGCCCGGACTGGATTTTGATATCTTTAAGGGCGGCCCTTCCTTATGGTGGCCACCTATGTTTGATGCTATGGGTTCTAAACTTTATAAATTCCCCGGCATCGGAGTGGAAGAAAACTCTACGTTTCAGTTTAATGAACAAGAATATATGAAGCCAGAGGATTACGATGAGTTTATCTCCAGCCCGACAGAATGGCTGGTTAATCATTATTTGCCGAATATAAGCACTGAGTTAGAAAATCCCGGTTCTTATCGATCCACCGTAGCCTTAATTAAAGGGGCGGCAGCTTTTGCCATGCAAGGTGGAATTATGGCTCAGGCCTATGAAAAGTGGACTATGGATCATGGGATTGTGGGACAGGGAACCGGCTTCACTAAAGCTCCCTTTGACACCTTGGGGGATGCATTAAGAGGAATGAAAGGGGTGCTCCTAGATCTGCGTCGACGACCTGAGAAGGTGCTGGCTGCTTGTGAAGCTATTACTCCCCATAATGTGAATTGCGGCTTAGCGGGTGCCGGAGCAGACACTCGTTTCCCTTGTTTTGCACCCCTGCATCGGGGGGCGTATCCCTTCCTTAATCCCAATCAATGGAATAATTTCTACTGGCCATCCTTAAAAGCGACCATCGAAGGCCTCTGGGCCCGTGGTAAGAGAATGTTGTTCTATGCAGAAGGGGATTGGACTCCCTATCTGGAGAAAATTGCCGAGTTGCCGGATAAGAGTATTATTTTTCAGATTGATACGACTGATCCTAAAAAAGCCAAAGCAATCCTCGGCGGCAGATTCTGTCTGCAAGGTGGTGTGCCGACAACCCTCTTAACGTATGGCACTCCGGAAAAGGTTAAAGAGCATATCAAGAGAACAATCGATGAATTAGCCTGTGATGGCGGTTTTATCTTGGATGCGGGTGGAGTTGTCATGGGGGATGCTAAGCAAGAAAACGTCATCGCCATGATTGAAGCTGCCCGAGAATATGGTGTTTATTAA